The following proteins are encoded in a genomic region of Magnolia sinica isolate HGM2019 chromosome 1, MsV1, whole genome shotgun sequence:
- the LOC131237760 gene encoding chitin-inducible gibberellin-responsive protein 1-like, giving the protein MDSHQLFRYSLPGTDISYETTPASTLAGSEWMLEPVKFGFGRSPDSPLSTHFDVDTFSTLSNSQEQNSSTENFSWISSARNSPLEFDNLFQNSPANLQDRRQVHSVGRTLQQNAVWSMEHALQELESDLMGPYADEPTTPSSSFRENQSTSWGPGHHQEKLVARPQPYIASKQQKMGQMVQQDQHQRVDDAQLTDKPRCYLKQLLIECARAISENNVCHFEKLLKEARSAVSISGEPIQRLGAYMLEGLVARQEASGTNIYRALKCHQPEGKELLSYMHILYDICPYLKFGYMAANGAIAEAFRDEDYVHIVDFQIAQGTQWVTLIQALAARPGGPPHVRITGIDDPVSKYARGDGLQAVGERLAALSKEFNIPLEFHSVPVYMQDVTREMIDVRPGEAVAVNFTLQLHHMPDESVDINNPRDKMLRMVKSLSPKVTTLVEQESNTNTTPFLYRFIEALDFYCAVFESIDVTLPRESKERISVEQHCLARDIVNVIACEGKERVERHELLGKWKSRLSMAGFRPYQLSSHVNSVIRTVLKSYSQNYTLVESDGAMLLGWKDRNLISASAWH; this is encoded by the coding sequence ATGGACTCTCATCAGCTCTTCAGATACAGCTTGCCCGGGACTGACATATCTTACGAAACTACTCCAGCAAGTACTTTGGCTGGCTCCGAGTGGATGCTGGAGCCTGTGAAGTTTGGCTTTGGGAGGTCACCTGACTCACCTCTTTCCACTCACTTCGACGTTGACACCTTTTCGACACTGAGCAACAGCCAGGAGCAGAACAGCTCTACGGAGAACTTCTCGTGGATCAGCTCTGCCCGCAACTCGCCATTAGAATTTGACAATCTGTTCCAGAACTCACCAGCCAATCTTCAAGACAGGAGACAGGTTCACTCAGTGGGACGAACACTTCAGCAGAATGCAGTTTGGAGCATGGAGCATGCTCTACAGGAACTAGAGTCAGATCTCATGGGCCCCTACGCCGACGAACCAACTACCCCTAGTTCTTCTTTCAGAGAAAACCAATCAACATCATGGGGCCCTGGGCATCATCAAGAGAAGCTAGTGGCTCGACCTCAGCCGTACATTGCTTCCAAGCAACAGAAGATGGGCCAGATGGTTCAGCAAGATCAACATCAGAGAGTAGACGATGCCCAACTGACAGATAAGCCTCGATGCTATTTGAAACAGTTGCTGATTGAGTGTGCGCGTGCGATCTCCGAAAACAATGTGTGCCATTTCGAGAAGTTACTTAAAGAGGCCAGGAGCGCGGTCTCCATCAGCGGAGAACCCATCCAGCGACTTGGAGCATACATGTTAGAAGGGTTAGTGGCCCGGCAGGAGGCCTCTGGTACTAACATCTACCGGGCGTTGAAGTGTCACCAGCCTGAAGGCAAGGAATTGCTATCTTATATGCACATCCTCTACGATATCTGCCCCTACTTGAAGTTTGGTTACATGGCAGCCAACGGAGCAATCGCTGAAGCATTCCGAGATGAGGACTACGTCCACATCGTAGACTTCCAGATTGCTCAGGGGACCCAATGGGTCACTCTGATACAAGCTTTGGCAGCTAggccaggtgggccaccccatgtcCGGATCACTGGCATCGATGACCCTGTCTCAAAATACGCACGTGGGGATGGTCTACAGGCAGTTGGTGAGAGGCTGGCCGCATTGTCAAAAGAGTTCAATATCCCGCTCGAGTTCCACTCTGTCCCCGTCTACATGCAGGATGTCACACGGGAGATGATCGACGTGCGGCCGGGTGAGGCGGTTGCAGTGAACTTCACCCTCCAGCTCCACCACATGCCCGACGAGAGTGTTGACATAAACAACCCAAGAGACAAAATGCTGAGGATGGTGAAGTCGCTGTCCCCCAAGGTGACCACGTTGGTCGAGCAGGAGTCAAACACGAACACCACCCCATTCCTGTACCGGTTCATCGAGGCATTGGATTTCTACTGTGCCGTGTTCGAGTCGATCGACGTCACGCTGCCGCGGGAGAGCAAGGAGCGGATCAGCGTGGAGCAGCATTGCCTGGCAAGGGACATTGTGAACGTCATTGCATGCGAGGGGAAGGAGAGGGTCGAGAGGCACGAGCTCCTGGGGAAGTGGAAGTCAAGGTTGAGCATGGCAGGTTTCCGGCCATACCAGTTGAGTTCACACGTGAATTCAGTGATTCGGACGGTGTTGAAATCATATTCACAGAACTATACATTGGTGGAGAGTGATGGGGCAATGCTTTTGGGTTGGAAGGATAGGAATCTGATATCAGCTTCTGCATGGCATTGA